One Oscillospiraceae bacterium genomic region harbors:
- a CDS encoding glycoside hydrolase family 3 C-terminal domain-containing protein: MSVQQKAGVVLPAACAVAASFDPALARSVGAAQGQAEVDPNIKRSPLCGRNFAMFSEDPHLTAVLAAAVVGGAQNAVVGPLLCCSQVTDAPDRRVDERTLQEIYLPPAAASLQAGPQGVRYGSGTLNGVPLAEAAAALLPQPAAKTNDTPSTAPTHALAVQLAAQCGVLVQNLGALPLKAGQRVAYIGAFAETPRYYGEGQPTPAAIGALDAALLKGRRVGYVTGFPANRDERDEGEFLRAVSAAVHADVAVVFAGLPESFVSPDADRRTLRLPDCQNNLIARIAAVQKNTVVVLHTGTPVECPWAGDVSAVLCMYLAGEGVGEATDALLWGDANPSGRLPETWPLRLEDTPCYLDYPGDGRTADYREGVYVGYRWYDARRMPVRWPFGHGMSYTGFVYRSARLSADVLAGDSTVTVSVTVKNSGAVRGAETVQLYVSDETGTPIAGGRVPQVLRGFSKVWLDPGEERKVDFTLTPRDLAHYDPARHAWYAAPGRYLLRLGHTSRDIRASLGLNFG, translated from the coding sequence ATGTCCGTTCAGCAAAAGGCGGGTGTGGTGCTGCCGGCGGCGTGTGCCGTGGCGGCCAGCTTTGACCCTGCCCTGGCGCGCAGCGTGGGCGCGGCGCAGGGGCAGGCGGAGGTCGACCCCAACATCAAGCGCAGCCCGCTGTGCGGCCGCAATTTTGCCATGTTCAGTGAGGACCCGCACCTGACCGCCGTGCTGGCGGCAGCGGTTGTGGGCGGCGCACAAAATGCCGTGGTGGGGCCGCTGCTGTGCTGCAGCCAGGTCACCGACGCCCCGGACCGCCGCGTAGATGAGCGCACACTGCAGGAGATCTACCTGCCGCCCGCCGCTGCGTCCCTGCAGGCCGGGCCGCAGGGGGTGCGGTACGGCAGCGGCACGCTGAACGGCGTACCCCTGGCCGAGGCCGCCGCCGCGCTTTTGCCGCAGCCCGCCGCCAAAACCAACGATACACCGTCCACCGCACCCACCCACGCGCTGGCGGTGCAGCTAGCCGCACAGTGCGGCGTGCTGGTGCAGAATTTGGGCGCACTGCCGCTCAAGGCCGGGCAGCGGGTGGCGTACATCGGCGCGTTTGCCGAGACCCCGCGCTATTATGGCGAGGGTCAGCCCACCCCTGCGGCCATCGGTGCGCTGGACGCCGCGCTGCTGAAAGGCCGCCGCGTGGGGTATGTGACGGGCTTTCCCGCCAACAGGGACGAGCGGGACGAGGGCGAATTCCTGCGGGCGGTATCGGCGGCGGTGCACGCCGATGTAGCCGTAGTGTTTGCGGGCCTGCCGGAAAGTTTCGTCAGCCCCGATGCCGACCGCCGCACCCTGCGCCTGCCGGACTGCCAGAACAACCTGATCGCCCGCATTGCGGCGGTGCAGAAAAACACCGTAGTGGTGCTGCATACCGGTACACCTGTGGAGTGCCCGTGGGCGGGGGATGTTTCGGCGGTGCTATGTATGTATTTGGCGGGCGAGGGCGTAGGCGAAGCCACCGACGCCCTGCTGTGGGGGGACGCCAACCCCAGCGGCCGCCTGCCCGAGACCTGGCCCCTGCGGCTGGAGGACACCCCCTGCTACCTGGACTACCCCGGTGACGGCCGCACGGCCGACTACCGGGAGGGCGTATACGTGGGTTACCGCTGGTACGATGCCCGCCGTATGCCGGTGCGCTGGCCCTTTGGCCACGGCATGAGCTACACCGGGTTTGTGTACCGCAGTGCCCGCCTGTCTGCCGATGTCCTGGCCGGGGACAGTACGGTCACGGTATCGGTCACCGTAAAAAACAGCGGGGCCGTGCGCGGGGCCGAGACCGTGCAGCTGTATGTAAGCGATGAAACCGGCACGCCCATTGCGGGCGGCCGGGTGCCGCAGGTTTTGCGGGGTTTCAGCAAGGTTTGGCTGGACCCCGGCGAGGAGCGCAAGGTGGACTTTACCCTGACGCCCCGGGACCTGGCCCACTATGACCCCGCCCGCCATGCCTGGTACGCCGCCCCCGGCCGTTATCTCCTCCGCCTGGGCCACACCAGCCGGGATATTAGGGCAAGTTTGGGGCTGAATTTTGGATGA
- a CDS encoding response regulator transcription factor: MTKVLIAEDERPIARLLEMNLTRAGYVCTLAPDGLTAADLIEKSDYDLALLDIMLPGLDGYALLDYLRPQGVPVIFLTAKAAVKDRVLGLRLGADDYIVKPFAMDELMARMEMVLRRAGKGGHQLQAFDVTLDSAAHMVLQRGQPVELTPREFALLEQLMRNRGAAIYRDTLMERAWGGDAETTRAVDTYITRLRKKLNWGDKIETVYQIGYRLKQE, encoded by the coding sequence ATGACAAAAGTGCTGATCGCTGAGGACGAGCGGCCCATCGCCCGCCTGCTGGAAATGAACCTGACCCGCGCCGGGTACGTATGCACCCTGGCGCCCGACGGCCTGACCGCCGCCGATCTGATCGAGAAAAGCGACTACGACCTGGCCCTGCTGGACATCATGCTGCCCGGCCTGGACGGCTACGCCCTGCTGGATTACCTGCGCCCCCAGGGTGTGCCCGTGATATTTTTGACCGCCAAGGCCGCCGTGAAGGACCGCGTGCTGGGCCTGCGGCTGGGTGCGGATGATTACATTGTAAAACCCTTTGCCATGGACGAGCTGATGGCCCGCATGGAGATGGTGCTGCGCCGCGCCGGCAAGGGCGGCCACCAGCTGCAGGCCTTTGATGTGACGCTGGACAGCGCCGCCCACATGGTTTTGCAGCGCGGCCAGCCCGTGGAGCTGACCCCGCGGGAGTTTGCCCTGCTGGAGCAGCTGATGCGCAACCGCGGGGCGGCCATTTACCGCGATACCCTGATGGAGCGCGCCTGGGGCGGCGACGCCGAGACCACCCGCGCGGTGGATACCTATATTACCAGATTGCGCAAAAAGCTGAACTGGGGCGATAAGATCGAGACCGTTTACCAGATCGGCTACCGGTTAAAGCAAGAATGA
- a CDS encoding HAMP domain-containing histidine kinase gives MMKFAHKMICLLVLVLSASFGLGGCWLLYSDFAVQRRTVLTADAALHSQICTDVQTDLLDRQRRGLEMGGAVAAARLALHQQPAALWQGEELVSSNIPVDVTAPLADGTMTTVRSGGGTYALFASELQGGYRIVTAYDLTALYTSRAAAVRRFLGLEAVVLAAAALVTALLARQMTRPLQILRTASAEIAGGDYDRRTALHTGDELENVSQSFDKMADAVQEKIADLQVDVQRREDFMGAFAHELKTPMTSIIGYADMLRTLQIDPAEQHEAAGAIYHESRRLEALSYKLLSLLSLSDERLELAPVDLTDLWPRLRMACPQVPLLTPQGGAVVHGDADLLLDLLCNLVQNAAKASPAGMPVTVLLADAGDTVALTVQDHGCGIPADKLARVTEPFYMVDKSRARKQGGSGMGLALCQRIAAVHGGTLQISSQVGVGTAVTVTLPKEVQP, from the coding sequence ATGATGAAATTTGCCCACAAGATGATCTGCCTGCTGGTGCTGGTGCTTAGTGCATCCTTTGGGCTGGGCGGGTGCTGGCTGCTGTACAGCGATTTTGCCGTGCAGCGCCGTACCGTTCTGACCGCTGACGCCGCCCTGCACAGCCAGATCTGCACCGACGTGCAGACCGACCTGCTGGATCGCCAGCGCCGCGGGCTGGAGATGGGCGGCGCCGTGGCGGCCGCGCGGCTGGCCCTGCACCAGCAACCCGCCGCCCTGTGGCAGGGGGAGGAGCTGGTCAGCAGCAACATCCCGGTAGACGTAACCGCCCCGCTGGCGGACGGCACCATGACGACGGTGCGGTCCGGCGGGGGTACTTACGCCCTGTTTGCCAGCGAGCTGCAGGGCGGCTACCGCATTGTGACGGCCTACGACCTGACCGCGCTGTATACATCCCGCGCCGCGGCGGTGCGGCGCTTTTTGGGGCTGGAGGCTGTGGTGCTGGCGGCGGCTGCCCTGGTCACAGCACTGCTGGCCCGCCAGATGACCCGCCCGCTGCAAATTTTGCGGACCGCCAGCGCGGAGATCGCAGGCGGCGACTACGACCGCCGCACCGCCCTGCATACCGGCGACGAGCTGGAAAACGTCAGCCAGAGCTTTGACAAAATGGCCGATGCTGTGCAGGAAAAGATCGCGGATCTGCAGGTGGATGTCCAGCGGCGGGAGGACTTTATGGGCGCGTTCGCCCACGAGCTGAAGACGCCGATGACCTCGATCATCGGCTACGCCGATATGCTGCGCACCTTGCAGATCGACCCCGCCGAGCAGCACGAGGCCGCCGGGGCCATCTACCACGAGAGCCGCCGCCTGGAGGCGCTGAGCTACAAGCTGCTGTCGCTGCTTTCGTTGAGCGATGAACGGCTGGAGCTTGCCCCTGTGGACCTGACCGACCTGTGGCCGCGGCTGCGGATGGCCTGCCCCCAGGTGCCGCTGCTGACGCCCCAGGGCGGGGCTGTGGTGCACGGCGATGCGGACTTGCTGCTGGACCTGCTGTGCAACCTGGTGCAAAATGCCGCCAAAGCCAGCCCGGCAGGAATGCCCGTCACGGTGCTGCTGGCCGATGCGGGGGACACCGTGGCGCTGACCGTGCAGGACCACGGCTGCGGCATCCCGGCGGATAAGCTGGCCCGCGTGACCGAGCCGTTTTACATGGTGGATAAATCCCGCGCCCGCAAGCAGGGCGGCAGCGGCATGGGCCTGGCCCTTTGCCAGCGCATTGCCGCCGTGCATGGCGGGACGCTGCAAATCAGCAGCCAGGTGGGCGTGGGCACCGCCGTTACCGTTACCCTGCCCAAGGAGGTGCAGCCATGA